The nucleotide window AGATCCAAACTTCAACACTATAAGTGCAAGCTTTAACTTCACATCAACAGAAAGAGCAATATTCAATAGCCTAGGAGTAGAGGTAAACTGGAAGGAGAGTACTGCAAGTATGGGAGTCACAATATTAGGAGAAAAGAATGGCGTTAGAAGCGTAGGATGGGAGGGGGAAGCATATAGGCAGCTAAATAAGATAGATGCCAAAATATGCCTAGCAAAAGCTATTGAAAGAGCAAAAATAGGATTCAAAGTGGCAAAAATAGAATCTGGTGAAAAGACAGTTATATTCGATCCAGATGCACTTGAATCCCTAATGGAATATGCATTTGTAAGGGCAATAGATGCGTATAACGTTCAAGAAGGGAAATCATACTTGACAGGGAAAGTAGGTGAAAAAGTGGCCTCAGAAAAACTAACAATAATAGATGATGGCACAATACCAAATGGGCTGAGAACAACACCAACAGATGCCGAAGGAGTACCATCACAAAGAAACATAATAATCGAAAATGGAGTGTTAAAGGGATACATATACGACAGCTACACAGCACATAGAGAAGGTAGAGAAAGCACTGGAAACGCCTTCAGACAATTCAGAACACCAATATCCATTGCACCAAGAAATATGATTATAACCGGAAAAGAAGTGAAACTAGAAGAATTAATAGGTGAAGTGAAGGAGGGGGTATTGGTAATTGGAGTAATGGGAGCCCATAGCACAAACATAGCCACAGGAGCATTCTCAATAACGGCAAACCCATCCTATGCAATAATAAGAGGAGAATTGGCTGGACAATTAAGGGGCTGCATGATAGCAGGAACATTCAAAGAAATGTTAGAGAAATATGCTGCACAAGGAGACGATATAAAACAAAGAGGCACACTCATCGCACCATCAGTGAAGTTTGAAGGTATAAGAATAACAACATAAACAAAATAATATTTTTTAGATAAATATATTGAAAAAAATAGAAAAACTCTACAAAAATTGACAGAAAACTTTAGGAAAAATAAGAGCAAAAGCAAAAAGAAAAGACTTTTGAAAATACATAAAAAGCAAAACAAATACCATCAAACAAAAATGGGAAAAATGGAAAAAGATAGAAATGAAGAAAAATAAATGAGGAAAATGAAGAAAAATAAAAAATGTGAAAACCCTTATTAGATATACCAATGCTAAGTTAAAAATAGGTATAGAAAATGCCCAAAGCCAGATGTCCAATATGCGATGAAATGATAGACCTAGGAGAAAAGCCACATGTAGGAGACGTAATAGAGTGCCCATCCTGCGGAGTATCACTATCCATAGAACAAAAAGGACGTAGATGGAGCTTGAAAATAGTAGAAGAAGAGGAAGAAGAAGAGGAAGAGTGGGAAGAAGAGGAACTAGAGGAAGAAGAGTGGGAGGAAGAAGAGGAGGAACTAGAGGAAGAGGAAGAAGAGGAAGAGGAGGAGGGGGAGGAAGAAGAGGAATGGTGAAATCCCCGCACGGGGATCCT belongs to Candidatus Culexarchaeum yellowstonense and includes:
- a CDS encoding TldD/PmbA family protein, whose protein sequence is MWRTTYENREYDGWGEGVMEIIEAVKIAVEKALKYGASQAEAYATRSNRISIMTANDRVSGVKTRVGSGEGVEGIGVRVVIGKSLAYSHTTILDEASIEETVKTAIKLAKIKEPDPDFKTLPQPRKPPTVEGIYDPAIENPPIDEIFDEARRIVGEGLEKDPNFNTISASFNFTSTERAIFNSLGVEVNWKESTASMGVTILGEKNGVRSVGWEGEAYRQLNKIDAKICLAKAIERAKIGFKVAKIESGEKTVIFDPDALESLMEYAFVRAIDAYNVQEGKSYLTGKVGEKVASEKLTIIDDGTIPNGLRTTPTDAEGVPSQRNIIIENGVLKGYIYDSYTAHREGRESTGNAFRQFRTPISIAPRNMIITGKEVKLEELIGEVKEGVLVIGVMGAHSTNIATGAFSITANPSYAIIRGELAGQLRGCMIAGTFKEMLEKYAAQGDDIKQRGTLIAPSVKFEGIRITT
- a CDS encoding FYDLN acid domain-containing protein — its product is MPKARCPICDEMIDLGEKPHVGDVIECPSCGVSLSIEQKGRRWSLKIVEEEEEEEEEWEEEELEEEEWEEEEEELEEEEEEEEEEGEEEEEW